A genomic window from Micromonospora violae includes:
- a CDS encoding AraC family transcriptional regulator, whose product MTAVVPIGEVVLGLPDASLRPFVDRYVGYRERADVPLVRRESAGVFVVLILGWGAPLDVTDPRSAERGVTAVDSFVAGTFDSWCTTRTLGVGEGVELLLAPLTARRLLGLPLSELTNRAVGVGQLPGRWLDRLRGQLAEAPGWPERFALLDRVLAGRLAASPPVDPRLDWAWRWLVTSGGRGSVGVLADELGWSRRHLASRFRQEVGLPPKMAARLLRFQQAHAVSTQFGATGRAVDWAAVAAGCGYYDQSHLIRDFHQFAGATPAALLAAR is encoded by the coding sequence TTGACGGCGGTCGTGCCGATCGGTGAGGTCGTCCTCGGGCTGCCCGACGCCAGCCTGCGGCCGTTCGTCGACCGGTACGTGGGCTACCGGGAACGGGCGGACGTGCCTCTGGTGCGTCGGGAGTCGGCGGGCGTCTTCGTGGTGCTGATCCTGGGCTGGGGCGCGCCGCTGGACGTGACCGACCCGCGCAGCGCGGAGCGCGGCGTCACCGCTGTCGACTCGTTCGTGGCCGGCACCTTCGACAGTTGGTGCACCACCCGCACGCTGGGTGTGGGGGAGGGCGTCGAGTTGCTGCTCGCCCCCCTGACCGCGCGCCGGCTCCTCGGCCTGCCACTGAGCGAGCTGACCAACCGGGCCGTCGGCGTGGGGCAGCTCCCGGGTCGCTGGTTGGACCGGTTGCGCGGCCAGCTCGCCGAGGCCCCCGGCTGGCCGGAGCGGTTCGCCCTGCTCGACCGGGTGCTCGCCGGCCGGCTGGCGGCGTCCCCGCCGGTGGACCCGCGACTCGACTGGGCGTGGCGGTGGCTCGTGACCAGCGGCGGGCGGGGAAGCGTCGGTGTGCTCGCCGACGAGTTGGGCTGGAGCCGGCGGCACCTCGCGTCCCGGTTCCGGCAGGAGGTCGGGTTGCCGCCCAAGATGGCCGCCCGGCTGCTGCGTTTCCAGCAGGCGCACGCCGTGTCGACCCAGTTCGGGGCGACCGGGCGGGCGGTCGACTGGGCCGCGGTGGCGGCGGGCTGCGGTTACTACGACCAGTCCCACCTGATCCGGGACTTCCACCAGTTCGCGGGGGCGACGCCGGCCGCGCTGCTCGCCGCCCGGTGA
- the uvrB gene encoding excinuclease ABC subunit UvrB gives MALDIPRLDSRFQVVSEFQPAGDQPTAIDDLERRVRRGDRNSVLLGATGTGKSATTAWLIERLQRPTLVLAPNKTLCAQLAKEFSELLPHNAVEYFVSYYDYYQPEAYIPQTDTYIEKDSSINEEVERLRHSATMSLLTRRDVIVVATVSAIYGLGTPEEYLDRAVKVQVGQELDRDQLLRRLVDIQYSRNDMAFQRGTFRVRGDTLEIIPAYEELAVRIELFGDEVEKLYYLNPLTGDVVREVDQLVIFPATHYAAGPERMERAIRDIEVELAERLAELERQGKLLEAQRLRMRTTYDIEMMRQVGFCSGIENYSMHMDGRLPGSPPHCLLDYFPDDFLTVVDESHVTIPQIGGMYEGDASRKRMLIDHGFRLPSAADNRPLRFDEFLERVGQMVFLSATPGTWEMEQAQGEFVEQVIRPTGLVDPEVVIKPTKGQIDDLMHEIKLRTDRDERVLVTTLTKKMAEDLSDYLLENGIRVRYLHSEVDTLRRVELLRELRKGDYDVLVGINLLREGLDLPEVSLVAILDADKEGFLRSGRSLIQTIGRAARNVSGQVHMYADKITPSMAAAIDETDRRRAKQIAHNEAHGISPEPLRKKIHDILDDIYREAEDTENSRVGGAVRQLSRGKAPVKETRSRSRSAATTSREGMARADLAQLIQELNDQMLAAARELQFELAARIRDEVSDLKKELRGMDAAGVK, from the coding sequence ATGGCGCTCGACATTCCCCGGCTCGACAGCCGTTTCCAGGTCGTCAGTGAGTTCCAGCCGGCTGGCGACCAACCGACCGCGATCGACGACCTTGAGCGTCGGGTTCGGCGCGGCGACCGCAACAGCGTGCTGCTCGGCGCGACCGGCACCGGCAAGAGCGCCACCACGGCGTGGCTGATCGAGCGGCTGCAACGCCCCACCCTGGTGCTCGCCCCGAACAAGACGCTCTGTGCGCAGTTGGCCAAGGAGTTCAGCGAGCTGCTGCCGCACAACGCCGTCGAATACTTCGTGTCGTACTACGACTACTACCAGCCTGAGGCCTACATCCCGCAGACCGACACCTACATCGAGAAGGATTCCTCGATCAACGAGGAGGTGGAGCGGCTGCGGCATTCGGCGACGATGTCGCTGCTCACCCGCCGCGACGTGATCGTGGTGGCGACCGTCTCGGCGATCTACGGTCTCGGCACCCCGGAGGAATACCTCGACCGGGCGGTGAAGGTGCAGGTCGGCCAGGAGCTCGACCGGGACCAGCTGCTGCGCCGGCTGGTCGATATCCAGTACAGCCGCAACGACATGGCCTTCCAGCGCGGCACCTTCCGGGTCCGCGGCGACACCCTGGAGATCATCCCGGCGTACGAGGAGTTGGCGGTCCGCATCGAGCTCTTCGGCGACGAGGTGGAGAAGCTCTACTACCTCAACCCGTTGACCGGTGACGTGGTCCGCGAGGTCGACCAGCTGGTGATCTTCCCGGCCACGCACTACGCGGCGGGTCCGGAGCGGATGGAACGGGCGATCCGCGACATCGAGGTGGAGTTGGCCGAGCGGCTCGCCGAGCTGGAGCGGCAGGGCAAGCTGCTGGAGGCGCAGCGGCTGCGGATGCGCACCACGTACGACATCGAGATGATGCGGCAGGTGGGCTTCTGCTCCGGCATCGAGAACTACTCGATGCACATGGACGGGCGGTTGCCCGGCAGCCCGCCGCACTGCCTGCTCGACTACTTCCCCGACGACTTCCTCACCGTGGTCGACGAGTCGCACGTGACCATTCCGCAGATCGGCGGCATGTACGAGGGCGACGCGTCGCGCAAGCGGATGCTCATCGACCACGGCTTCCGGCTGCCCAGCGCGGCCGACAACCGGCCGTTGCGCTTCGACGAGTTCCTGGAGCGGGTCGGCCAGATGGTCTTCCTCTCCGCGACGCCCGGCACCTGGGAGATGGAGCAGGCTCAGGGCGAGTTCGTCGAGCAGGTGATCCGACCCACCGGTCTGGTCGACCCGGAGGTCGTGATCAAGCCGACCAAGGGCCAGATCGACGACCTGATGCACGAGATCAAGCTGCGGACCGACCGGGATGAGCGGGTGCTGGTCACCACGCTGACCAAGAAGATGGCCGAGGACCTGTCCGACTACCTGCTGGAGAACGGCATCCGGGTGCGCTACCTGCACTCGGAGGTCGACACGTTGCGCCGGGTGGAGCTGCTGCGTGAGCTGCGCAAGGGCGACTACGACGTGCTCGTCGGCATCAACCTGCTCCGCGAAGGTCTGGACCTGCCCGAGGTGTCGCTGGTGGCGATCCTCGACGCCGACAAGGAGGGCTTCCTGCGCAGCGGCCGGTCGCTGATCCAGACCATCGGGCGGGCCGCCCGTAACGTCTCCGGTCAGGTGCACATGTACGCCGACAAGATCACCCCGTCGATGGCGGCGGCGATCGACGAGACCGACCGGCGTCGGGCCAAGCAGATCGCGCACAACGAGGCGCACGGCATCAGCCCGGAGCCGCTGCGCAAGAAGATCCACGACATCTTGGACGACATCTACCGCGAAGCGGAGGACACGGAGAACTCCCGGGTCGGGGGGGCGGTGCGTCAGCTCTCCCGCGGTAAGGCGCCGGTCAAGGAGACCCGCAGCCGGAGCCGGTCCGCCGCCACCACCTCGCGGGAGGGGATGGCCCGCGCCGACCTCGCCCAGCTCATCCAGGAGCTCAACGACCAGATGTTGGCCGCCGCCCGCGAGCTGCAGTTCGAGTTGGCGGCCCGGATCCGCGACGAGGTCTCCGACCTGAAGAAGGAGCTGCGCGGCATGGACGCCGCCGGCGTGAAGTGA
- a CDS encoding class I SAM-dependent methyltransferase: MDDDSRVTRRRVGDAEARRANRGWWDTDADDYQAEHGAFLGDVDFVWCPEGLREADARLLGDVSGQRVLEVGAGAAAAARWLATQGARPVAFDLSAGMLRHAAEAADRTGVRVPLVQADALALPFADRSFDVACTAFGAIPFVDDSAALLAEVHRVLRPGGRWVFSVTHPMRWIFLDDPGEGGLTAVHSYFDRSPYVEQDETGVATYVEQHRTLGDRIRELVGAGFRLLDLVEPEWPEGHEGIWGQWSPLRGRLFPGTAIFVTEKPAG; this comes from the coding sequence GTGGATGACGACAGCCGGGTGACCCGGCGCCGGGTGGGTGACGCCGAGGCCCGGCGCGCCAACCGCGGCTGGTGGGACACCGACGCCGACGACTACCAGGCCGAACACGGCGCGTTCCTCGGCGACGTGGACTTCGTGTGGTGTCCCGAGGGCCTGCGTGAGGCCGACGCCCGACTGCTCGGCGACGTGTCGGGGCAACGGGTGCTGGAGGTGGGCGCCGGCGCCGCGGCCGCCGCCCGCTGGCTCGCCACCCAGGGTGCCCGGCCGGTCGCCTTCGACCTGTCCGCCGGCATGTTGCGGCACGCGGCCGAGGCCGCCGACCGCACCGGGGTACGCGTACCGCTGGTGCAGGCCGACGCGCTCGCCCTACCCTTCGCCGACCGGTCGTTCGACGTCGCCTGCACCGCGTTCGGCGCGATCCCGTTCGTGGACGACTCGGCGGCGCTGCTCGCCGAAGTGCACCGGGTGCTGCGCCCGGGCGGCCGGTGGGTGTTCTCGGTGACCCACCCGATGCGGTGGATCTTCCTCGACGACCCGGGCGAGGGCGGCCTGACCGCGGTGCACTCGTACTTCGACCGCTCCCCCTACGTGGAGCAGGACGAGACCGGCGTGGCCACCTACGTCGAGCAGCACCGCACCCTCGGCGACCGGATCCGCGAGCTGGTCGGCGCCGGGTTCCGGCTGCTGGACCTGGTGGAGCCGGAGTGGCCGGAGGGGCACGAGGGGATCTGGGGGCAGTGGAGCCCACTGCGCGGACGACTCTTCCCCGGCACCGCCATCTTCGTCACCGAGAAGCCCGCCGGGTGA
- a CDS encoding ABC transporter ATP-binding protein: protein MTLLEMENVAVAYGRIEALHGISLTVNEGEVVALIGANGAGKTTTMRAISGTRSLSGGKITFNGEDISKLRADLRVVRGLCQSPEGRQIFPGMTVMENLDMGAYTRRDSAGIAADLDRVLTLFPRLAERRKQAGGTLSGGEQQMLAVGRALMSRPKLLLLDEPSMGLAPLVIRQIFDIITEINQQGTTILLVEQNAQQALSRAHRGYVLETGRIVKEGSGQDLLHDPSVKEAYLGVA from the coding sequence ATGACGCTGCTTGAGATGGAGAACGTGGCCGTCGCGTACGGCCGGATCGAGGCGCTGCACGGGATCAGCCTCACCGTCAACGAGGGTGAGGTGGTGGCCCTGATCGGCGCGAACGGCGCCGGGAAGACCACCACCATGCGGGCCATCTCCGGAACCCGGTCGCTGTCCGGCGGGAAGATCACGTTCAACGGTGAGGACATCAGCAAGCTCCGGGCCGACCTGCGGGTGGTCCGGGGGCTGTGTCAGTCGCCGGAGGGGCGGCAGATCTTCCCGGGTATGACGGTGATGGAGAACCTGGACATGGGGGCGTACACCCGGCGGGACTCCGCCGGCATCGCCGCCGACCTGGACCGGGTGCTGACCCTCTTCCCGCGCCTGGCCGAGCGGCGCAAGCAGGCCGGTGGCACCCTCTCCGGCGGCGAGCAGCAGATGCTCGCGGTCGGTCGGGCGCTGATGAGCCGACCGAAGCTGCTGCTGCTCGACGAGCCGTCGATGGGGTTGGCCCCGCTGGTGATCCGGCAGATCTTCGACATCATCACGGAGATCAACCAGCAGGGCACCACGATCCTGCTGGTGGAGCAGAACGCCCAGCAGGCGTTGTCGCGGGCACACCGCGGCTACGTGCTGGAGACCGGTCGGATCGTGAAGGAGGGGTCCGGTCAGGACCTGCTGCACGATCCGTCGGTCAAGGAGGCGTACCTCGGCGTGGCCTGA
- the polA gene encoding DNA polymerase I, protein MTATTPRLLLVDGHSMAYRAFFALPVENFSTTTGQPTNAVYGFTSMLINVLRDEQPTHIVVAFDVSRRSFRTDKYAEYKAGRSETPTDFKGQVSLVKEVLAALQIPVVEKEGFEADDVIATLACQARDQGMSVLISSGDRDAFQLVDDQITVLYPRKGVSDLARMDPAAIEAKYGVAPQQYRDLAALVGETSDNLPGIPGVGPKTAAKWITTYGGVEGVIARADEIKGKAGDSLRERLADVIRNYEINRLIADLELPLRPEDTRWTGWDREAVHQVFDTLEFRILRDRLYQYLEAVEPEAESGFDLAGEVLTEPGALAGWLSAHVPTGTPVGLAVKLDTGPNRRHTASITGLALATAGGAAAWVDPARLDPTDEGALAGWLADAQRPKVLHDSKPAVLACAAHGWQLTGIVRDTQIAAYLARPDQRSYDLTDLALRYLHRELRVDVPESGQLTLDGLGDEGVAEQNLMLQARATLDLADAIDAELSRDGEQSARLMAGVELPLMRVLATMESTGIAADTDYLSELEAHFAAEVKAAAQGAYEAVGREFNLGSPKQLQEILFTELGLPKTKKIKTGYTTDADALQWLYAQQPHAVLAHLLRHRDVAKLKSTVDGLLKSVSDDGRIHTTFNQTVAATGRLSSTEPNLQNIPIRTEEGRRIRRAFVVGEGYECLLTADYSQIEMRIMAHLSSDDALIDAFNSGADFHAATASSVFGVPLDEVTPDQRRKIKAMNYGLAYGLSAFGLSQQLSISTEEARGLMENYFAGFGGVRDYLQQVVARARQDGYTSTILGRRRYLPDLVSDNRQRRDIAERMALNAPIQGSAADIIKVAMLHVDTALGEAGLRSRMLLQVHDELVFEVAPGEREAVEALVRREMGGAYPLSVPLEVSVGLGRDWNSADH, encoded by the coding sequence GTGACAGCTACGACACCGCGCCTTCTTCTCGTCGACGGACACTCCATGGCATACCGGGCGTTCTTCGCCCTGCCGGTGGAGAACTTCTCCACCACGACGGGGCAGCCGACCAACGCGGTGTACGGCTTCACCTCGATGCTGATCAACGTGCTGCGCGACGAGCAGCCCACCCACATCGTGGTGGCCTTCGACGTCTCCCGCCGGTCCTTCCGCACCGACAAGTACGCGGAGTACAAGGCCGGCCGCAGCGAGACCCCGACCGACTTCAAGGGTCAGGTCAGCCTGGTCAAGGAGGTCCTGGCCGCGCTGCAGATCCCGGTGGTCGAGAAAGAGGGCTTCGAGGCCGACGACGTGATCGCCACGCTCGCCTGCCAGGCCCGCGACCAGGGCATGTCGGTGCTGATCAGCAGCGGTGACCGCGACGCGTTCCAGCTGGTCGACGACCAGATCACCGTCCTCTACCCGCGCAAGGGCGTCTCCGACCTGGCCCGGATGGACCCGGCCGCGATCGAGGCGAAGTACGGCGTCGCGCCCCAGCAGTACCGCGACCTCGCCGCGCTGGTCGGCGAGACCAGCGACAACCTGCCCGGCATCCCGGGCGTCGGCCCGAAGACCGCCGCCAAGTGGATCACCACGTACGGCGGGGTGGAGGGCGTGATCGCCCGAGCCGACGAGATCAAGGGCAAGGCCGGCGACAGCCTGCGCGAGCGGCTCGCCGACGTGATCCGCAACTACGAGATCAACCGCCTGATCGCCGACCTGGAGCTGCCGCTGCGCCCGGAGGACACCCGCTGGACGGGCTGGGACCGGGAGGCGGTGCACCAGGTCTTCGACACCCTGGAGTTCCGCATCCTGCGCGACCGGCTCTACCAGTACCTGGAGGCGGTCGAGCCGGAGGCCGAGTCCGGTTTCGACCTCGCTGGCGAGGTGCTCACCGAGCCCGGCGCGTTGGCCGGATGGCTGAGCGCGCACGTCCCGACCGGCACCCCGGTCGGGCTGGCGGTCAAACTCGACACCGGCCCCAACCGCCGGCACACCGCCTCGATCACCGGTCTCGCGCTGGCCACCGCCGGTGGCGCGGCGGCCTGGGTCGACCCGGCGCGGCTCGACCCGACCGACGAGGGCGCCCTGGCCGGCTGGTTGGCCGACGCGCAGCGCCCCAAGGTGCTGCACGACAGCAAGCCGGCCGTGCTGGCCTGCGCGGCGCACGGCTGGCAGCTGACCGGAATCGTCCGCGACACCCAGATCGCCGCGTACCTGGCCCGCCCCGACCAGCGGTCCTACGACCTGACCGACCTGGCGCTGCGCTACCTGCACCGGGAGCTGCGGGTCGACGTCCCGGAGTCCGGCCAGCTCACCCTCGACGGGCTCGGCGACGAAGGGGTGGCCGAGCAGAACCTGATGCTGCAGGCCCGGGCCACGCTCGACCTGGCCGACGCGATCGACGCCGAGCTGTCCCGCGACGGCGAGCAGTCCGCCCGGCTGATGGCCGGCGTGGAGCTGCCGTTGATGCGGGTGCTGGCCACCATGGAGAGCACCGGCATCGCCGCCGACACCGACTACCTGTCCGAGCTGGAGGCCCACTTCGCCGCCGAGGTGAAGGCCGCCGCGCAGGGGGCGTACGAGGCGGTGGGTCGGGAGTTCAACCTCGGCTCACCCAAGCAGTTGCAGGAGATCCTCTTCACCGAGCTGGGTCTGCCGAAGACCAAGAAGATCAAGACGGGTTACACCACCGACGCCGACGCCCTGCAGTGGCTCTACGCGCAGCAGCCGCATGCGGTGTTGGCCCACCTGCTGCGCCACCGGGACGTGGCCAAGCTCAAGTCGACAGTCGACGGGCTGCTCAAGTCGGTCTCCGACGACGGTCGGATCCACACCACCTTCAACCAGACGGTGGCGGCCACCGGTCGGCTCTCCTCCACCGAGCCGAACCTGCAGAACATCCCGATCCGCACCGAGGAGGGCCGTCGCATCCGGCGGGCCTTCGTGGTGGGGGAGGGCTACGAGTGCCTGCTCACCGCCGACTACAGCCAGATCGAGATGCGCATCATGGCGCACCTCAGCTCGGACGACGCGCTGATCGACGCGTTCAACTCCGGCGCGGACTTCCACGCCGCCACCGCCTCGTCGGTCTTCGGGGTGCCACTCGACGAGGTCACCCCCGACCAGCGCCGCAAGATCAAGGCAATGAACTACGGTCTGGCGTACGGGCTCAGCGCCTTCGGCCTGTCCCAGCAGCTCAGCATCAGTACCGAAGAGGCGCGCGGGCTGATGGAGAACTACTTCGCCGGCTTCGGCGGGGTGCGCGACTACCTCCAGCAGGTGGTCGCAAGGGCCCGTCAGGACGGCTACACCTCGACCATCCTGGGTCGCCGGCGTTACCTCCCCGACCTGGTCAGCGACAACCGGCAGCGCCGTGACATCGCCGAGCGGATGGCGCTCAACGCCCCCATCCAGGGTTCCGCCGCCGACATCATCAAGGTGGCCATGCTGCACGTCGACACCGCGCTCGGCGAGGCCGGTCTGCGCTCACGGATGCTGTTGCAGGTGCACGACGAGTTGGTCTTCGAGGTCGCCCCGGGTGAGCGGGAGGCGGTGGAGGCGCTGGTCCGGCGGGAGATGGGCGGGGCGTACCCGCTGTCGGTGCCGCTGGAGGTGTCGGTCGGTCTGGGCCGGGACTGGAACAGCGCTGATCACTGA
- the rpsA gene encoding 30S ribosomal protein S1: MTSSIEAPSSATRVTHDDLGSEEAFLAAIDETIKYFNDGDIVEGTVVKVDRDEVLLDIGYKTEGVIPSRELSIKHDVDPAEVVTVGDHIEALVLQKEDKEGRLILSKKRAQYERAWGTIEKIKDEDGVVRGSVIEVVKGGLILDIGLRGFLPASLVEMRRVRDLQPYVGRELEAKIIELDKNRNNVVLSRRAWLEQTQSEVRTEFLNKLQKGQVRKGVVSSIVNFGAFVDLGGVDGLVHVSELSWKHIDHPSEVVEVGQEVEVEVLDVDLDRERVSLSLKATQEDPWRQFARTHAIQQIVPGKVTKLVPFGAFVRVDDGIEGLVHISELAERHVEIPEQVVQVGSEVMVKVIDIDLERRRISLSLKQANEGFVEGEEHFDPTLYGMAATYDTEGNYIYPEGFDPETGEWLEGYDKQRETWENQYAEARQRWEAHTKQVQTSRAADAEAAANPTPAVPAAGGTGGGGTTSSSSPAPSRQAEEPAGTLATDEALAALREKLAGGK, translated from the coding sequence ATGACGAGCAGCATCGAGGCCCCCTCGAGCGCCACCCGGGTCACCCACGACGATCTCGGTTCCGAGGAGGCTTTCCTCGCCGCGATCGACGAGACCATCAAGTACTTCAACGACGGCGACATTGTCGAAGGCACCGTCGTCAAGGTCGATCGGGACGAGGTCCTGCTCGACATCGGCTACAAGACCGAGGGTGTCATCCCCTCTCGGGAGTTGTCGATCAAGCACGACGTGGACCCCGCCGAGGTTGTGACGGTTGGCGACCACATCGAGGCCCTTGTCCTCCAGAAGGAGGACAAGGAGGGTCGTCTGATCCTCTCCAAGAAGCGGGCACAGTACGAGCGGGCCTGGGGCACGATCGAGAAGATCAAGGACGAGGACGGCGTCGTCCGCGGTTCGGTCATCGAGGTGGTCAAGGGCGGCCTCATCCTCGACATCGGGCTGCGCGGCTTCCTGCCCGCGTCCCTGGTCGAGATGCGTCGTGTGCGCGACCTGCAGCCGTACGTCGGGCGGGAGCTCGAGGCCAAGATCATCGAGCTGGACAAGAACCGCAACAACGTGGTCCTGTCCCGCCGGGCCTGGCTGGAGCAGACGCAGTCCGAGGTGCGCACCGAGTTCCTCAACAAGCTGCAGAAGGGCCAGGTCCGCAAGGGCGTCGTGTCCTCGATCGTCAACTTCGGCGCCTTCGTGGACCTGGGCGGCGTCGACGGTCTGGTGCACGTCTCCGAGCTGTCCTGGAAGCACATCGACCACCCGTCCGAGGTCGTCGAGGTGGGCCAGGAGGTCGAGGTCGAGGTCCTGGACGTCGACCTGGACCGCGAGCGGGTCTCGCTGTCGCTGAAGGCGACCCAGGAGGACCCGTGGCGGCAGTTCGCCCGCACCCACGCGATCCAGCAGATCGTTCCGGGTAAGGTCACCAAGCTGGTGCCGTTCGGTGCGTTCGTCCGGGTGGACGACGGCATCGAGGGTCTGGTCCACATCTCCGAGCTGGCCGAGCGCCACGTGGAGATCCCGGAGCAGGTCGTCCAGGTTGGTTCCGAGGTCATGGTCAAGGTCATCGACATCGACCTGGAGCGCCGCCGGATCTCGCTGTCGCTCAAGCAGGCCAACGAGGGCTTCGTCGAGGGCGAGGAGCACTTCGACCCGACCCTCTACGGCATGGCCGCGACGTACGACACCGAGGGCAACTACATCTACCCCGAGGGCTTCGACCCGGAGACGGGCGAGTGGCTCGAGGGGTACGACAAGCAGCGCGAGACCTGGGAGAACCAGTACGCCGAGGCTCGTCAGCGCTGGGAGGCCCACACCAAGCAGGTGCAGACCTCTCGGGCCGCCGACGCCGAGGCTGCCGCCAACCCGACTCCGGCCGTTCCGGCCGCTGGCGGCACCGGTGGCGGTGGCACCACCTCCTCGTCCAGCCCGGCCCCGAGCCGGCAGGCCGAGGAGCCGGCCGGCACCCTGGCCACCGACGAGGCGCTCGCCGCACTGCGGGAGAAGCTCGCCGGCGGTAAGTGA
- the coaE gene encoding dephospho-CoA kinase, whose protein sequence is MLRVGLTGGIGSGKSAVAARLVERGAVLIDADRVAREVVAQGTDGLAEVVAAFSDAVLDADGALDRAALGAVVFADETARRRLEAITHPRVRARTAELAAAAAPDAIVVNDVPLLVEVGLAPTYHLVVVVQTAVPTRLERLARDRGMSRAEAERRIAAQADDARRRAAADVVLTNDGTLATLHDAVDALWKQRLVPYEDNLRQRRVVPPRPVEVAGADPSWPQQYARLAARIQHALGSAALRVDHIGSTAVPGLAAQNVIDVQVAVSSLADADGPLADRLANAGFPRVPGQWWDDPRPAGSGRWEKRLHGSADPGRPVRLHVRVADSPGWRYALLVRDYLRADPDQRAAYLLLKRDLVDAAPEAGESGTARNPWFDEEYLRAEQWAAQTDWQP, encoded by the coding sequence GTGCTGAGGGTGGGGTTGACCGGCGGGATCGGGTCGGGCAAGAGCGCGGTGGCCGCGCGTCTCGTCGAGCGGGGCGCGGTGCTCATCGACGCCGACCGGGTGGCCCGGGAGGTGGTCGCGCAGGGCACGGACGGGCTGGCCGAGGTCGTCGCCGCCTTCTCCGACGCGGTGCTGGACGCCGACGGCGCACTGGACCGTGCCGCGTTGGGTGCGGTGGTGTTCGCCGACGAGACGGCCCGACGTCGGTTGGAGGCGATCACCCACCCCCGGGTCCGGGCCCGCACCGCGGAGCTGGCCGCCGCGGCGGCGCCCGACGCGATCGTCGTCAACGACGTGCCGCTGCTGGTCGAGGTGGGCCTCGCGCCGACGTACCACCTGGTGGTCGTGGTGCAGACGGCCGTGCCGACCCGGCTGGAGCGGCTGGCGCGCGACCGGGGGATGAGTCGCGCGGAGGCCGAGCGGAGGATCGCCGCCCAGGCCGACGACGCCCGCCGCCGGGCGGCCGCGGACGTGGTGCTGACCAACGACGGGACCCTCGCCACGCTGCACGACGCCGTCGACGCGCTCTGGAAACAGCGGCTGGTGCCCTACGAGGACAACCTGCGCCAGCGGCGGGTGGTCCCGCCCCGCCCGGTCGAGGTGGCCGGGGCCGACCCGAGCTGGCCGCAGCAGTACGCGCGGCTGGCCGCCCGGATCCAGCACGCGCTCGGCTCGGCCGCCCTACGGGTCGATCACATCGGTTCGACGGCGGTGCCCGGCCTGGCCGCGCAGAACGTCATCGACGTGCAGGTGGCGGTCTCCAGCCTCGCCGACGCTGACGGGCCGTTGGCCGATCGGCTGGCGAACGCCGGTTTTCCCCGGGTACCGGGGCAGTGGTGGGATGACCCGCGCCCGGCCGGCAGCGGGCGGTGGGAGAAGCGGCTGCACGGCAGCGCGGACCCGGGCCGCCCGGTTCGGCTGCACGTGCGGGTGGCGGACTCGCCGGGTTGGCGCTACGCGCTGCTGGTGCGCGACTACCTGCGTGCCGACCCGGATCAGCGGGCGGCGTACCTGCTGCTCAAGCGCGACCTGGTCGACGCGGCACCGGAGGCCGGCGAGTCCGGCACGGCCCGGAACCCGTGGTTCGACGAGGAGTACCTGCGGGCCGAGCAGTGGGCCGCGCAGACCGACTGGCAGCCCTGA
- a CDS encoding Uma2 family endonuclease produces the protein MSAEPIPTPPGPWCPDPMRQQRADYTLEDLLTLPDDAPRVELVDGVIQVTPSPTLGHQDISLLLAHWLLQHVPADLRVVQAVGVGLSPNTSRQPDVLLRRAGVAPSQSVLRPADVVLAVEIVSPGTRRIDRFAKPGEYAAAGIPFYWRIEQDPVHVYAYRIGDRVGPGGERQYELVADGADVIELAEPFDIKLPVAEITP, from the coding sequence ATGAGCGCCGAGCCCATCCCGACACCACCTGGCCCCTGGTGTCCGGATCCGATGCGGCAGCAGCGTGCCGACTACACGCTGGAGGACCTGCTCACCCTGCCGGACGACGCCCCCCGCGTCGAACTCGTCGACGGAGTTATCCAGGTGACACCCTCCCCCACCCTGGGCCATCAAGACATCTCACTGCTGCTGGCGCACTGGCTGCTGCAACACGTACCGGCCGACCTCCGGGTCGTGCAGGCCGTCGGAGTCGGGCTGAGTCCCAATACGAGCCGGCAGCCGGACGTGCTCCTACGGCGGGCCGGAGTGGCTCCCTCCCAGTCCGTCCTCCGGCCTGCGGACGTGGTGCTCGCCGTGGAGATCGTCTCGCCGGGCACGCGACGGATCGACCGGTTCGCGAAACCCGGTGAGTACGCCGCGGCCGGCATCCCGTTCTACTGGCGGATCGAGCAGGACCCGGTGCACGTCTACGCGTACCGGATCGGCGACCGGGTGGGGCCGGGCGGCGAGCGGCAGTACGAGCTGGTCGCCGACGGTGCCGACGTGATCGAGCTGGCCGAGCCGTTCGACATCAAGCTGCCGGTCGCGGAGATCACCCCGTAG